The following coding sequences are from one Culex quinquefasciatus strain JHB chromosome 1, VPISU_Cqui_1.0_pri_paternal, whole genome shotgun sequence window:
- the LOC119771212 gene encoding dendritic arbor reduction protein 1-like, which yields MRAWVLLLVSIFCLAKFVKSYGVSEHRVDYFKTVDGHEYNYHYHDGLAPRFEKSKLLQPQQQLLLRTKRPQTYKQPYHNKFFANEPQRHHAVVSDVPAPTYASLVSSSSFQQQNSIPTFESHEKIRHSYVDEEEEDSEEGVNSSYEIKKKLPVTMAKLASKNAFVGTAGSLHGLQVANQHRLNAQTQHNNHYNSYDEQSSSGSGSSEETNQATPTVSSPVKSSSGGFLANESAPEHLPGFHYISSGYTYFNSHPHKQKFAAIPVEPPTPAIRKPYVAPTLTTPAPSSSKYLFQNHRPAPAGTTAKPSVPRRPYIAPSLTTTKRPYVAPSVDTAAVTSKPPSDAFLLLSPQQNGASRFRYTTAKTASTASKQQSELYEPEFDIDIRIDLSSDSP from the exons AGCATATTTTGCCTGGCAAAGTTTGTCAAATCCTATGGCGTTTCGGAGCACCGCGTTGACTACTTCAAAACCGTTGACGGTCATGAATACAACTATCA TTACCACGACGGTTTAGCGCCACGATTTGAAAAGAGCAAACTTCTGCAGCCCcagcagcagctgctgctgcgGACAAAGCGGCCCCAGACGTACAAACAGCCCTACCACAACAAGTTCTTTGCCAACGAGCCG CAGCGACACCATGCGGTGGTGTCCGACGTTCCGGCACCGACGTACGCCAGCTTGGTGAGCAGCAGTTCGTTCCAGCAGCAGAACTCGATCCCGACGTTCGAGAGTCACGAGAAAATCCGGCACTCGTAcgtggatgaggaggaggaggacagcGAGGAGGGCGTCAACAGCAGCTACGAGATCAAGAAGAAGCTTCCGGTGACGATGGCTAAGTTGGCGTCGAAGAATGCTTTTGTTGGGACCGCTGGATCGCTGCACGGACTACAGGTGGCCAACCAGCACAGGTTGAACGCCCAAACCCAACACAATAACCATTACAACAGCTATGATGAGCAGTCTAGTTCCGGTTCCGGATCGTCGGAGGAAACCAACCAAGCTACTCCTACGGTCTCAAGTCCCGTCAAGAGTTCCAGCGGTGGCTTCCTGGCGAACGAAAGCGCTCCGGAACACCTGCCCGGCTTCCACTACATCTCCAGCGGGTACACCTACTTCAACTCGCACCCTCACAAGCAAAAGTTCGCCGCCATTCCGGTGGAACCTCCTACCCCAGCAATCCGCAAGCCGTACGTGGCCCCAACGCTGACCACCCCAGCGCCGTCCTCCTCCAAGTACCTCTTCCAAAACCACCGACCTGCCCCGGCCGGAACCACGGCCAAACCCTCTGTCCCACGCCGTCCGTACATCGCACCGTCCCTCACCACCACCAAGCGACCGTACGTGGCCCCGTCCGTGGACACGGCGGCGGTCACCTCCAAGCCCCCGAGCGATGCCTTCCTGCTGCTCAGCCCCCAGCAGAATGGAGCCAGCCGATTCCGGTACACGACCGCCAAGACGGCCAGCACCGCCAGCAAGCAGCAGAGCGAACTGTACGAGCCGGAGTTTGACATCGACATCAGAATCGATCTGTCATCGGATTCGCCGTAA